A genomic stretch from Halobaculum rubrum includes:
- the speE gene encoding polyamine aminopropyltransferase produces the protein MTYDTTETHWFANYHSETMYQYVCAEPIHVEDTSLQKVTVLDSERYGRIMTLEGEIQIATDCDHCVHEPMIHPAMLTHPDPQDVLVIGGGDGGSSRELLKHDPRRIDVVELDKRVVEVCKSYFPEFAAGFDDDRVTLHFEDGREFVRETEREYDVVVLDISDPKGPASSVFTREFYTELRRCLRDDGVLVTHCESPDSAGDTFYRINATLSDVFEFARPYRHWVPAYIDFWGRTVVSDAHDPLELTVEEIATRLDERGIDTEWLTPDLCHAMFRSLNKRVRSNLNEEWPILTEEATVEFTRP, from the coding sequence ATGACCTACGACACTACCGAGACCCACTGGTTCGCGAACTACCACTCCGAGACGATGTATCAGTACGTCTGTGCAGAGCCGATCCACGTCGAGGACACCAGCCTCCAGAAGGTGACCGTCCTCGACTCCGAGCGCTACGGCCGGATAATGACCCTCGAAGGTGAGATCCAAATCGCGACCGATTGCGACCACTGTGTCCACGAGCCGATGATCCATCCGGCGATGTTGACGCACCCGGACCCGCAGGACGTCCTCGTCATCGGCGGTGGTGACGGAGGGTCCAGCCGTGAACTACTCAAGCACGACCCGCGACGCATCGACGTCGTCGAACTCGACAAACGCGTGGTCGAGGTGTGTAAGTCGTACTTCCCGGAGTTCGCGGCCGGGTTCGACGACGACCGCGTCACCCTCCACTTTGAGGACGGGCGAGAATTCGTTCGTGAGACGGAGCGGGAGTACGACGTCGTTGTCTTGGACATCTCCGACCCCAAGGGGCCCGCCTCGTCGGTGTTCACGCGGGAGTTCTATACGGAACTACGGCGGTGTCTCCGTGACGACGGTGTTCTAGTCACGCACTGTGAATCGCCGGACTCGGCCGGCGATACGTTCTACCGCATCAACGCCACCCTGAGTGACGTGTTCGAGTTCGCGCGCCCATACCGACACTGGGTCCCGGCGTACATCGACTTCTGGGGACGCACCGTCGTGTCGGACGCCCACGACCCCCTCGAGTTGACAGTTGAGGAGATCGCGACGCGGCTCGACGAGCGGGGGATCGACACCGAGTGGCTCACGCCGGACCTGTGCCATGCCATGTTCCGGTCGCTGAACAAGCGAGTTCGCTCGAACCTCAACGAGGAGTGGCCCATCCTCACCGAGGAGGCGACGGTGGAGTTCACTCGCCCCTGA
- the speD gene encoding S-adenosylmethionine decarboxylase: MAHQSSAPDAGSAMEAPTGPSVPDGEWTRPEMYRAVIELEAPSAALDDLAAVRQLVDDVVERFGFTLLQYEAVDFAPIGVTGFGVIGESHISVHTWPEHRYAHVELLTCTDLPDAETLRERFPLPDEYLVEVRRSEP, translated from the coding sequence CACCAGTCGTCAGCGCCCGATGCGGGTTCCGCGATGGAGGCTCCGACGGGCCCCAGCGTTCCCGACGGTGAGTGGACCCGACCGGAGATGTATCGCGCGGTCATCGAACTGGAGGCACCGTCCGCGGCACTCGACGACTTAGCTGCGGTTCGGCAGTTGGTTGACGACGTCGTCGAGCGCTTCGGGTTCACGCTCCTCCAATACGAGGCCGTCGACTTCGCACCGATCGGCGTGACTGGCTTCGGTGTCATCGGCGAGTCACACATCTCCGTACACACGTGGCCGGAACATCGGTACGCGCACGTCGAACTGTTGACGTGCACGGACCTCCCAGACGCCGAAACGCTCCGTGAGCGGTTCCCGCTCCCCGACGAGTACCTCGTGGAGGTGCGTCGCAGTGAGCCGTGA
- a CDS encoding YkgJ family cysteine cluster protein — MSREASAALCADECGSACCTGGAYLRPADADRLRAAGHETAVADDGRRTATGADGACQLLDEEGHCTVYDDRPLDCRLFPLGFVLDDESAVVRIVLVGCPLSSRYSSDDRRELVSRARALLAKFDATELRRYDDLPFTGEHNELATIAYDTLPHDL, encoded by the coding sequence GTGAGCCGTGAGGCGTCCGCAGCGTTGTGTGCCGACGAGTGTGGCTCCGCCTGCTGTACCGGAGGCGCGTACCTTCGACCGGCGGATGCAGACCGGCTCCGGGCGGCGGGACACGAGACCGCCGTCGCCGACGACGGTCGCCGGACGGCAACAGGAGCCGACGGTGCATGCCAGCTTCTAGACGAGGAGGGGCACTGCACCGTCTACGACGACCGCCCCCTCGACTGTCGACTCTTCCCGCTCGGGTTCGTGCTCGACGACGAATCGGCGGTCGTTCGGATCGTCCTAGTTGGCTGCCCACTCAGTAGCCGATACTCGAGTGATGACCGGCGCGAGCTCGTGTCACGGGCACGGGCGCTTCTGGCGAAGTTCGACGCCACGGAACTGCGTCGATACGACGACCTCCCGTTCACCGGTGAGCACAACGAACTGGCGACGATCGCTTACGACACCCTTCCACACGACCTATGA